A genomic segment from Truepera sp. encodes:
- the brxC gene encoding BREX system P-loop protein BrxC codes for MTTISTLFDPSKNIYRSIEKVITYGAAQEDRLKAEISEYVVTDNIDEQFRKLLDRMQLAMDTGGNNEIGVWVSGFYGSGKSSFTKYLGFAFDESITVDGAPFVEHLHARLRTPQSKALLNSVVKRFPSAVVMLDLASEMLAGSTMADVSTVLHYKILQWAGYSRNVKVAALERRIEKDGRTQEFEEKLAAALPGVPWKELQNDPLVVDGLVPQIAHEMYPTLFPDAKSFSTNTEGFSQFEAERVQEMLDIIREKSGKENVIFVIDEVGQYVASRDNLILNLDGLAKNLKQLGQGKAWLVCTAQQTLTEDDPRASLNSPQLFKLKDRFPIQIDLESSDIKEIVYRRLLGKSPAGETELCRLFDTQGQALRHNTRLQDAKYYDADFTRETFTNLYPFLPAHFDILLHLLGALAKSTGGIGLRSAIKVIQDVLRGEGGSGAMADQPVGWLATSVTLYDELETDIKRAFASVHQAVGKVKIRFPDSQIHHDVAKTVAVLQILGNLPVTLHNVASLMHPSVDAQSQLDAVTAAVQELLNDPLVPLGEKDGNLVFLSEKLRDIEQERGAIPLRTVEVRRVFNEALRATFDPLPRVTHQGSMTVATGLKVLGATGPSALAGEQNTIQTIVEAVPPAEYETAKSRLVEESRNRSERNSIWLLARVGPELDDLAGEIYRCHRIVELHRNEPDQEVKDYCAGQLERAARLATQLQSKIKQTLQAGSFVFRGQATAVSALDTDLLEASKKLLSDVSAQVFDRYVEAPVRVTTDVAEKFLKIANPAAITSALDPLSLVQTSAGSPKFDTDHKAIVSIRDYLEKHGSVEGKRLLDHFSNDPFGWSPDTTRYILAAMLMAGELKLKVSGREVTAAGQQAVEALKSNNAFKNIGISLRDERPSNETLSRAAVRLTDLLGDTILPLEQEISKAVAKSFLKFQHDYAPLAERLNSLGVTGSERVRSLNSEIADLLFTDASDAPTLLGAEASSLYDNLTWAQEANSALRDGLEEVLRDLQVHRSEIGNLPDTGIPGELRQEVAPELEALSERLASEEFFNHANDLHSQLTSLKARVREAVEKLSERQQARIEAAAEELEKTLGWEELSQTERAGAVAHLESLVIEVSQDLAGLKKLLTRDYDIGSTVEDLKRSIQRQGQERLRARLEEEREKEGKTGPSKLSKTVKVPAKATTAADLDSVIKTLNEIKAQMGFYAEADIRFSVDEGGN; via the coding sequence ATGACGACCATCAGTACGCTGTTCGACCCTAGTAAGAACATCTACCGGTCGATCGAAAAGGTAATCACCTACGGCGCGGCGCAGGAAGATCGCCTAAAGGCGGAGATCTCCGAGTACGTAGTCACCGACAACATCGACGAGCAGTTTCGTAAGCTCCTCGATCGCATGCAGCTCGCGATGGACACCGGCGGCAACAACGAGATCGGCGTATGGGTCTCGGGCTTCTACGGCTCGGGCAAGAGCTCGTTCACCAAGTACCTGGGCTTCGCCTTCGACGAGTCGATCACCGTCGATGGCGCGCCGTTCGTCGAGCATCTACACGCGCGCTTACGAACTCCACAATCCAAAGCGCTGCTGAACTCCGTCGTGAAGCGTTTCCCATCTGCCGTAGTGATGCTGGACCTGGCAAGCGAGATGCTGGCGGGGTCGACGATGGCGGACGTTTCCACCGTCCTGCACTACAAGATCCTTCAGTGGGCGGGCTACTCGCGAAATGTCAAGGTAGCAGCGCTCGAGCGCAGAATCGAGAAGGACGGCCGCACCCAGGAGTTCGAGGAGAAGCTCGCCGCCGCGCTGCCGGGCGTACCGTGGAAGGAGCTCCAGAATGACCCCCTCGTGGTCGACGGTCTCGTGCCCCAGATCGCACACGAGATGTACCCGACGCTGTTCCCAGACGCCAAGTCGTTCTCCACTAACACGGAGGGGTTCTCCCAGTTCGAGGCCGAGCGCGTGCAAGAGATGCTCGACATCATCCGCGAGAAGAGCGGCAAGGAGAACGTCATCTTCGTCATCGACGAGGTCGGGCAGTACGTTGCCTCCCGCGACAACCTGATCCTCAACCTCGATGGGTTGGCGAAGAACCTCAAGCAGCTCGGCCAAGGCAAGGCGTGGCTCGTCTGCACCGCGCAGCAGACGCTCACCGAGGATGACCCGCGGGCAAGCCTCAACTCGCCTCAGCTATTCAAGCTCAAGGACCGCTTCCCGATCCAGATCGACCTCGAGTCGAGCGACATCAAGGAGATCGTCTACCGTCGCCTGCTGGGTAAGTCGCCGGCCGGCGAGACGGAACTGTGCCGCCTGTTTGACACCCAAGGCCAGGCCCTACGGCACAACACCAGGCTGCAAGACGCGAAGTACTACGACGCGGACTTCACGCGCGAGACCTTCACTAACCTCTATCCCTTCCTGCCAGCGCACTTCGACATCCTGCTCCATTTGCTAGGCGCCCTCGCGAAGTCCACTGGGGGCATCGGCCTCCGATCCGCCATCAAGGTCATCCAGGACGTCCTTAGGGGCGAGGGCGGCAGCGGAGCCATGGCCGATCAGCCGGTAGGTTGGCTGGCTACGTCGGTCACGCTCTATGACGAGCTCGAAACGGACATCAAACGCGCCTTCGCTTCCGTGCACCAAGCCGTGGGCAAGGTGAAGATCCGCTTCCCAGACTCGCAGATCCACCACGACGTGGCCAAGACGGTCGCAGTTCTGCAGATCCTCGGCAACCTCCCGGTGACGCTGCACAACGTGGCTAGCCTCATGCATCCTTCCGTCGACGCACAATCGCAGCTCGACGCGGTGACGGCGGCCGTACAGGAGCTCCTCAACGATCCGCTCGTGCCTCTGGGCGAGAAGGACGGAAATCTAGTATTCCTGAGCGAGAAGCTCCGGGACATCGAGCAGGAACGCGGAGCCATCCCGCTACGCACGGTGGAGGTCAGGCGGGTGTTCAACGAGGCGCTCCGGGCGACGTTCGACCCGCTACCGCGCGTGACGCATCAGGGCTCGATGACGGTGGCCACAGGCCTGAAGGTCCTGGGGGCCACCGGGCCCAGCGCCCTCGCTGGCGAGCAGAACACCATCCAGACCATCGTCGAGGCGGTGCCGCCGGCCGAGTACGAAACCGCGAAGAGCCGGCTCGTGGAGGAGTCGCGCAACCGTTCCGAGAGGAATTCCATCTGGCTGCTCGCCCGCGTAGGGCCAGAACTCGACGACTTAGCCGGGGAGATCTACCGCTGCCACCGCATCGTTGAGCTGCACCGCAACGAACCCGACCAGGAGGTCAAGGACTACTGCGCGGGGCAGCTCGAGCGCGCTGCGAGGCTCGCCACACAGCTGCAGAGCAAGATCAAGCAGACGCTGCAGGCTGGCTCCTTCGTGTTCCGGGGTCAGGCCACCGCGGTGTCGGCGCTGGACACTGACCTCCTCGAGGCCTCGAAGAAGCTTCTGTCGGATGTTTCGGCCCAGGTTTTCGACCGGTACGTCGAAGCCCCGGTGCGCGTAACCACCGATGTGGCGGAGAAGTTCCTGAAGATCGCTAACCCGGCCGCCATCACGAGCGCGCTGGACCCGTTGAGCCTAGTGCAAACGAGCGCGGGCTCGCCCAAGTTCGATACCGACCACAAGGCGATCGTCAGCATCCGCGATTACCTCGAGAAGCACGGCTCCGTCGAAGGCAAGCGGCTGCTCGACCACTTCAGCAACGACCCCTTCGGTTGGTCGCCAGATACGACCCGTTACATTCTCGCCGCCATGCTGATGGCGGGCGAATTGAAGCTGAAGGTCTCCGGGCGGGAGGTCACGGCTGCTGGGCAACAGGCCGTTGAGGCGCTCAAGAGCAACAACGCCTTCAAAAACATTGGGATTTCGCTGCGCGATGAACGTCCTTCCAACGAGACGCTGAGCCGGGCCGCTGTACGACTGACCGACCTGTTGGGCGATACGATCCTGCCGCTAGAGCAGGAGATCAGCAAAGCGGTAGCAAAGAGCTTCCTCAAGTTCCAGCACGACTACGCACCGTTGGCAGAGCGACTCAACAGTCTAGGAGTGACAGGCAGCGAACGTGTCCGTAGCCTGAACTCCGAAATCGCCGATCTGCTGTTTACGGACGCCTCGGACGCTCCCACGCTCTTGGGAGCCGAGGCTTCGTCCCTGTACGACAACCTCACGTGGGCCCAGGAAGCTAACAGTGCGCTTCGGGATGGGCTGGAAGAAGTTCTGAGGGATCTGCAAGTACACCGATCGGAGATCGGAAACCTGCCGGACACCGGAATCCCCGGAGAGCTACGGCAGGAGGTAGCCCCTGAGTTAGAGGCGCTGTCCGAGCGACTGGCCTCCGAGGAGTTCTTCAATCATGCGAACGACCTTCATTCGCAGCTCACGAGCCTCAAGGCGCGTGTGCGCGAGGCAGTTGAGAAGTTGTCGGAGCGCCAGCAAGCAAGGATAGAGGCGGCTGCTGAGGAGCTGGAGAAGACGTTAGGTTGGGAGGAGCTGAGCCAAACGGAGCGAGCCGGCGCGGTAGCCCACCTCGAATCGTTAGTGATCGAGGTAAGCCAGGACCTTGCAGGCCTCAAGAAGCTGCTCACGCGTGATTACGACATCGGCAGCACGGTAGAGGACCTGAAACGCTCCATCCAGCGGCAGGGCCAGGAACGCCTCCGTGCGCGCTTGGAGGAGGAGCGGGAGAAGGAAGGGAAGACGGGGCCTTCGAAGCTGTCGAAGACCGTGAAGGTACCCGCGAAGGCAACTACCGCCGCCGACCTCGACTCGGTGATCAAGACTCTCAATGAGATCAAGGCCCAGATGGGTTTCTACGCTGAGGCCGACATCCGCTTCTCGGTCGATGAGGGTGGTAACTGA
- a CDS encoding DUF262 domain-containing protein gives MSILQQSSKAQDRTLGVWFQDIQQGRVKLPRFQRFEAWDRWRIASFLNTIINNLPVGVTLALEVAGKEKFASRYLVTAEPEKPGTVTQHLLDGQQRLTAFWRAIHNNYEQETYFVFVPQLAESSDPSSDALEVRFVRRWNNKNGHRMPRWADEPAQCLRRGYIPISLLRPGDMAVEIDRWIDAATSPLQPSPQDPDVGTKYVAYFEKKSQIKAEITTMRERVTHFNLPYLSLPADTSKDVALQVFINMNTNSKPLSLYDIIVAEVESVAGKSLHALVESLDQACPKASRYGEVSDLILTTSALLQDKLPNTRGMVEMDKGLLLEYWPKLQRGLERMASFLEGQGVFDSIRLPTNAVLAVIAAAYDSIPDHGDFLGKAEKLLRRYLWSAFFTDRYENSAASRAFNDFRALKALLSSPGFTEEEVDSVPVLNRSEHPLADVDAMMGAGWPRSAGILDRGILAVTTRLGAIDFADHKSASYESIQNREYHHVFPVALLEAAELDPDVALNCALITWKTNRMLGRKDPLEYLQERIDWADADVVQDRLRSHLISFDLLSRARYADLEGEALREELSPDFDTFLRHRANLVLIAVEALTRGQEVDVNGLWSRFGDKSTGTSEYIA, from the coding sequence GTGAGCATCTTGCAGCAGTCGAGCAAAGCCCAGGACCGCACGTTAGGCGTTTGGTTCCAGGACATTCAGCAAGGAAGGGTGAAGCTGCCGCGCTTCCAGCGCTTCGAGGCGTGGGATCGCTGGCGGATTGCAAGCTTCCTGAACACCATCATCAATAACTTGCCGGTGGGGGTAACGCTTGCTCTTGAGGTGGCCGGTAAGGAGAAGTTCGCCTCCCGCTACCTCGTTACGGCCGAGCCGGAGAAGCCGGGAACCGTCACTCAGCACTTGCTAGACGGTCAGCAGCGGCTGACAGCGTTCTGGCGCGCAATCCACAACAACTACGAGCAAGAGACATACTTCGTCTTCGTTCCACAACTGGCCGAAAGTAGTGACCCTTCATCTGATGCGTTGGAGGTGCGGTTCGTAAGGCGCTGGAACAACAAGAACGGTCACCGGATGCCTAGGTGGGCCGACGAGCCAGCGCAGTGCCTGAGGAGGGGTTATATCCCGATCTCGCTTCTGCGGCCGGGAGATATGGCCGTCGAGATCGATAGGTGGATAGATGCTGCTACCTCACCCCTACAACCCTCACCGCAGGACCCGGATGTCGGCACTAAGTACGTGGCCTATTTCGAGAAGAAGAGCCAGATAAAGGCGGAGATAACCACGATGCGCGAGCGGGTAACGCACTTCAACCTGCCCTATCTTTCGCTGCCGGCCGATACCAGCAAGGACGTGGCCCTTCAGGTGTTCATCAACATGAACACGAACAGTAAGCCGCTTTCCCTCTACGACATAATCGTCGCCGAGGTCGAAAGCGTGGCCGGTAAGTCGCTGCACGCACTTGTAGAGAGCCTAGATCAGGCATGCCCCAAAGCGAGCCGATACGGGGAAGTTTCAGACCTGATTCTCACCACTTCGGCGCTACTACAGGACAAGCTTCCGAACACGCGTGGCATGGTCGAGATGGATAAAGGCCTGCTCCTCGAGTACTGGCCCAAGCTGCAGCGCGGACTCGAGCGGATGGCCTCGTTCTTAGAGGGCCAAGGAGTGTTCGACTCTATCCGGCTGCCCACCAATGCTGTCCTCGCAGTCATCGCTGCCGCCTACGATTCAATCCCCGATCATGGAGACTTCCTAGGCAAAGCGGAGAAGTTGTTGCGCCGCTACCTCTGGTCGGCGTTTTTCACAGACCGATATGAGAACTCGGCGGCCTCTCGAGCCTTCAACGATTTCCGGGCTTTGAAGGCATTGCTGAGCTCTCCGGGCTTCACGGAAGAGGAGGTCGACTCTGTACCGGTATTGAACCGTTCGGAGCACCCCCTTGCCGACGTCGATGCCATGATGGGCGCAGGGTGGCCAAGGTCTGCCGGTATCTTGGACCGGGGCATCCTGGCCGTAACGACGCGCCTCGGCGCTATCGACTTCGCGGATCACAAGAGCGCTTCATACGAGAGTATCCAGAACCGCGAGTACCACCACGTCTTCCCAGTGGCGTTGCTAGAGGCAGCTGAGCTTGACCCCGACGTAGCACTAAACTGCGCCCTCATAACCTGGAAGACCAACCGGATGCTGGGGCGTAAGGATCCGCTGGAATACCTCCAAGAGCGTATCGACTGGGCCGATGCCGATGTGGTGCAAGACCGTCTTCGTTCCCATCTGATCTCGTTTGATTTGCTCTCACGAGCCCGTTACGCAGACCTGGAAGGCGAGGCGCTACGGGAAGAGCTCAGCCCTGATTTCGACACCTTCCTGAGGCATCGCGCTAACCTGGTTCTGATCGCTGTCGAAGCGCTTACCAGAGGCCAAGAAGTAGACGTAAACGGTCTTTGGAGTCGGTTCGGCGACAAGAGCACGGGGACGTCCGAGTACATCGCATGA
- a CDS encoding PglZ domain-containing protein produces the protein MSIVEFIRELVLRPRLQKTGCLVVYDADERYRDVCLSLASAELCVVDASASSIESREQALATLRDLGRQGSSLEGLLVYVPTKAPRTEDEKQDDPFAVYAEVGAMFPQDDGDEYLSLCLRSKPDYATEIRKVFDTTPGGPSFAVIDAIGGGVDWPQLRASLKAESSREILRALLAPTVHQRDALASHEGWQHEAREFLRASIGLDLKTRSKSWLTIADELWRYVLFSEFVFDLPVALPEALQGVPHAPDTARSVIEDVCTQLRTDPFGRADYIERAQAIEQDLHLEELCEGIDDLGTRDTFPFEERSLMQAAIRGLANGDLDVTRRVLSTREGSVWAGSGESQAQWELVRAGMSLVESCEDLERQLPALVRTQGDLISFYLSNLREADRLQREFEQAAGDLLDPYGLMQEVIDQARARYGKLIEVVQGAFVKHLDGSGWPPSGLNANADTFDRLVAEPLKDNGRKVAYIMVDALRYELGVALQKMLSEDGPVELEAAYAQLPSVTAVGMASLLPGAHADLTLRQANGALAPFLGENPVTNVQQRMGYLSKRYGDRFAELTLADFSRSKTKVAESVDLLVLRSTEIDKQLETNPETTLGLIPATLRWIRAAIHKLRGMGFQEAIVVTDHGFFLNAASGAGDVGMKPQGNWLVNAHDRMLLGDGTPDGHNLVVGAEKLGIKGDFAQVAMPRGMVSYRSGHLYFHGGASLQEAVVPVLVARLSSSDSAQTRRVDVEVSYKNGANRVTTRVPVIDVTLIADMFSQDRSLEILLEAQDTKGNVVGEPRPGGDVNPASRAVTLVPGRRTQVVMRMDEDFRGAFKIVALNPTTMAAYTSLALETDYVE, from the coding sequence ATGAGCATCGTCGAGTTCATCCGCGAGCTTGTCCTGCGCCCACGCTTGCAGAAGACAGGTTGCCTGGTTGTGTACGACGCCGATGAGCGCTACCGCGACGTGTGCCTCAGCCTGGCTAGCGCCGAGCTGTGCGTGGTCGATGCCTCTGCCAGCAGCATCGAGAGTCGTGAACAGGCGTTGGCTACGCTACGCGACCTCGGCCGGCAAGGTTCGTCTCTGGAAGGGCTGCTGGTGTACGTTCCCACGAAGGCGCCGCGAACGGAAGATGAGAAGCAGGATGACCCCTTCGCCGTCTATGCGGAAGTCGGCGCCATGTTCCCGCAGGACGACGGTGACGAGTACCTGAGCCTTTGCCTGCGCTCTAAGCCGGACTACGCTACCGAGATCCGCAAGGTGTTCGACACGACTCCCGGTGGCCCGTCGTTCGCAGTCATCGATGCCATCGGCGGCGGCGTCGATTGGCCGCAGTTGCGGGCAAGCCTGAAAGCCGAGTCCTCGAGGGAAATCCTCCGCGCCCTACTGGCGCCAACCGTGCATCAGCGTGATGCCTTGGCGTCGCACGAAGGTTGGCAGCACGAGGCTCGCGAGTTCCTCCGCGCCAGCATCGGTCTCGACCTGAAGACGCGCAGCAAGTCGTGGTTGACCATCGCCGATGAGCTGTGGCGGTACGTGCTCTTCAGCGAGTTCGTGTTCGATCTTCCAGTGGCGCTGCCCGAAGCCTTGCAAGGCGTTCCACATGCTCCCGACACCGCCCGTTCGGTCATCGAGGACGTATGTACCCAGCTGCGTACCGACCCTTTCGGCCGCGCGGACTACATCGAACGGGCCCAAGCCATCGAGCAGGACCTCCATCTCGAGGAGCTCTGCGAGGGTATCGACGACCTAGGCACGCGGGATACCTTCCCGTTCGAAGAGCGCAGCCTTATGCAGGCAGCGATCAGAGGCCTGGCTAACGGCGACCTGGACGTTACCCGTCGAGTGCTGAGCACCCGCGAGGGTTCGGTGTGGGCCGGCAGCGGCGAGAGCCAAGCACAGTGGGAGCTTGTACGCGCCGGCATGAGCCTGGTGGAATCGTGCGAGGACCTTGAGCGGCAACTGCCGGCCCTCGTGCGGACGCAGGGCGATCTGATCTCCTTCTACCTGTCCAACTTGCGAGAAGCAGACCGTTTGCAGCGCGAGTTCGAGCAGGCGGCCGGTGACCTGCTGGACCCGTACGGACTCATGCAGGAGGTCATCGACCAGGCCCGGGCCAGGTACGGGAAGCTCATCGAAGTCGTGCAGGGTGCGTTCGTTAAGCACCTAGACGGTTCCGGGTGGCCCCCCTCGGGCCTCAACGCCAATGCCGACACTTTCGATCGCCTGGTGGCGGAGCCCCTCAAGGACAACGGGCGCAAGGTCGCCTACATCATGGTCGACGCCCTGCGTTACGAACTCGGTGTCGCGCTGCAGAAGATGTTGTCTGAGGACGGCCCGGTCGAACTCGAGGCCGCGTACGCCCAACTGCCGAGCGTTACGGCGGTGGGCATGGCCAGCCTGCTGCCCGGAGCGCATGCAGATCTCACCTTGAGGCAGGCGAACGGCGCTTTGGCTCCGTTCCTGGGTGAGAACCCCGTGACGAACGTTCAGCAGCGCATGGGCTACCTATCCAAGCGCTACGGTGACCGGTTCGCTGAGCTCACTCTCGCCGACTTCTCGCGTAGCAAGACCAAGGTCGCGGAATCGGTGGACCTCTTGGTGCTGCGTTCGACCGAAATCGACAAGCAGCTGGAGACCAACCCCGAGACCACCCTGGGCCTCATCCCCGCCACCCTAAGATGGATCCGCGCGGCAATCCACAAGCTCCGCGGTATGGGCTTCCAGGAGGCAATCGTTGTCACTGACCATGGCTTCTTCCTCAATGCGGCGTCGGGCGCGGGTGACGTGGGCATGAAGCCGCAGGGCAACTGGTTGGTGAACGCGCACGACCGCATGCTGCTGGGCGATGGTACGCCGGACGGGCACAACCTGGTTGTCGGCGCAGAGAAGCTCGGTATCAAGGGCGATTTCGCGCAGGTGGCCATGCCACGCGGGATGGTCTCGTACCGCTCGGGGCATCTCTACTTCCACGGTGGCGCCTCTCTGCAGGAGGCTGTGGTGCCGGTCCTGGTAGCTCGCCTTAGCTCGAGCGACTCGGCACAGACCCGCCGCGTCGATGTCGAGGTTTCTTACAAGAACGGTGCCAACCGAGTCACGACGCGCGTTCCTGTCATCGATGTAACGCTTATAGCGGACATGTTCTCCCAAGACAGGAGCCTAGAGATCCTCCTCGAAGCCCAAGACACCAAGGGGAACGTAGTCGGTGAGCCGCGCCCAGGCGGAGACGTTAACCCAGCCTCGCGGGCCGTTACTCTGGTGCCTGGCAGGCGCACGCAGGTAGTAATGCGCATGGACGAAGACTTCCGCGGTGCCTTCAAGATTGTGGCGCTGAACCCAACTACTATGGCGGCCTACACGAGCCTCGCACTTGAAACGGATTACGTGGAGTGA
- the brxL gene encoding BREX system Lon protease-like protein BrxL: MDELDQKLNERFDGKLLRKDLLHRIKKGTNVPTFVLEFLLAKFCASNDEAEIQAGMEAVLDTLQENYVRPDEANAAQSKVATKGKHRFIDKVHVRYVEKEKRHWAALENFGSQRIAISEKYYRDNDRLLEGGIWAEVTLAFNEIEDDDYAFYVEDLRPVQLARFDFEQYAEGRKAFTRDEWLATILRSVGLEPTKLDKRVQFHYIARLAPLVESNYNYIELGPRGTGKSYFFSEFSPYATLISGGQATKATLFYNNARRKVGLVGFWDTVAFDEVGGIKVKDPDTIQIMKDYMANGRFSRGVEVIADASLSFVGNIDLSVEQIVNSSQYDLFQPLPPELDLAVMDRFAAYIPGWEFPKNSSAYLTNRFGFITDYLAEAFHHQFKATNRYEEVSQRTKLGKAIEGRDEKGIKKTVCAFLKVLHPDGPPSDEEFEEYVAYAVESRRRVKEQMNKRKPDDEFALINLSYFQANGEEVVVYCPESKDAIATQQPAHRRQTSGGQVSGETGAATEAVAVAIAPEPVAPAAEATVEEVQPEELAEKHFTILYGDTGHTYESIFGPYMRGAKSVVVEEPYVRRTHQIQNVVRFCETALKAGTIRKITLIIGYDEETDLHEVTAKLDDLKQSLLEVDIELDIKLNENLHDREVRLDNGWTIKIGRGLDFYQPPQSWFEVGASDLSLRKCLETKVDIFQADGV, encoded by the coding sequence ATGGACGAACTGGACCAGAAGCTCAACGAGCGCTTCGACGGCAAGCTGCTCCGCAAGGACCTGCTGCACCGCATCAAAAAGGGAACCAACGTCCCTACCTTCGTGCTGGAGTTCCTGCTGGCCAAGTTCTGCGCCAGCAACGACGAAGCGGAGATCCAGGCCGGCATGGAAGCAGTGCTAGACACGCTGCAGGAGAATTACGTCCGTCCGGACGAGGCCAACGCCGCCCAATCGAAGGTTGCCACCAAGGGGAAGCACCGCTTCATTGACAAGGTGCACGTTCGCTACGTCGAGAAGGAGAAGCGCCATTGGGCCGCGCTGGAGAACTTCGGCTCGCAGCGCATCGCCATCTCTGAGAAGTACTACCGCGATAACGATCGCCTGCTGGAAGGCGGTATTTGGGCTGAAGTAACGCTGGCTTTCAACGAAATCGAAGACGACGACTACGCGTTCTACGTTGAGGACCTGCGACCCGTCCAGCTGGCCCGCTTCGACTTCGAGCAGTACGCCGAGGGTCGCAAAGCCTTCACGCGCGACGAGTGGCTAGCTACTATCCTGCGTTCAGTTGGCCTAGAGCCCACCAAACTCGACAAGCGCGTGCAGTTTCACTACATCGCGCGGCTAGCGCCGCTGGTTGAATCGAACTACAACTACATCGAGCTGGGCCCCCGCGGGACTGGGAAGTCGTACTTCTTCAGCGAGTTCTCCCCCTACGCCACGTTGATATCGGGCGGTCAGGCCACCAAGGCGACGCTCTTCTACAACAACGCACGCCGCAAGGTGGGCTTGGTTGGGTTCTGGGACACCGTAGCCTTCGACGAGGTCGGCGGGATCAAAGTCAAGGATCCCGACACCATCCAGATCATGAAGGACTACATGGCCAACGGCCGCTTCTCCCGTGGGGTCGAAGTGATCGCCGACGCCAGCCTGAGCTTCGTCGGCAACATCGACCTCTCGGTCGAGCAGATCGTGAACTCCAGCCAGTACGACCTGTTCCAGCCACTGCCGCCAGAGCTCGACCTGGCAGTAATGGACCGGTTCGCGGCGTATATCCCTGGCTGGGAGTTTCCCAAGAACAGCAGCGCCTATCTAACGAACCGCTTCGGCTTCATCACCGACTACTTGGCCGAGGCCTTCCACCACCAGTTCAAAGCCACCAACCGCTACGAAGAGGTGAGCCAACGGACCAAGCTGGGCAAGGCCATCGAGGGCCGCGACGAGAAGGGCATCAAGAAAACGGTATGCGCTTTCCTCAAGGTCCTGCATCCGGACGGCCCCCCGAGCGACGAAGAGTTCGAGGAGTATGTGGCCTACGCGGTGGAGTCGCGCCGGCGCGTGAAAGAGCAGATGAACAAGCGCAAACCGGACGACGAGTTCGCTCTGATCAACCTCTCCTACTTCCAGGCGAACGGTGAAGAAGTGGTCGTTTACTGCCCTGAGTCGAAGGACGCGATAGCAACGCAGCAGCCGGCGCATCGGCGGCAGACGAGTGGTGGCCAAGTGAGCGGCGAAACGGGGGCTGCTACGGAAGCAGTGGCGGTTGCCATTGCTCCCGAACCCGTGGCGCCTGCAGCGGAAGCGACCGTCGAAGAGGTTCAACCCGAAGAACTAGCCGAGAAGCACTTCACGATTCTCTACGGCGACACTGGGCATACCTACGAATCGATCTTCGGTCCCTACATGCGTGGCGCGAAGAGCGTCGTGGTGGAGGAACCCTACGTCCGTAGAACCCACCAGATTCAGAACGTCGTTCGGTTCTGTGAAACGGCGTTGAAGGCCGGAACCATCCGTAAGATCACGTTGATTATTGGGTACGACGAGGAAACGGACCTTCACGAAGTTACGGCGAAGCTGGACGACCTGAAACAGAGCCTGCTTGAGGTAGACATTGAACTTGACATCAAGCTCAACGAGAACCTGCACGATCGGGAGGTGCGGCTCGATAACGGCTGGACCATCAAGATCGGGCGGGGGCTTGACTTCTATCAGCCGCCGCAGAGTTGGTTTGAGGTTGGGGCTAGTGACCTAAGCCTGAGAAAATGTCTTGAAACGAAGGTGGATATTTTCCAGGCCGACGGCGTCTAA